Genomic window (Acinonyx jubatus isolate Ajub_Pintada_27869175 chromosome B1, VMU_Ajub_asm_v1.0, whole genome shotgun sequence):
TTTTCCCAATTAAATCCTGTTCATTCTGCCCCAAGAAAGTACAGGGGTGAGCAAACTATGGCCTATAGACTCTTTTTGTATCTCTGTAGATCAAAAAATGGCTTTTACAGGTTTaaagagttgaaaaaaaatagtatttcatgaCACCTAAAAtgtcagtgtccataaataaagttttactggaacacaatCATGCTCATTCCTCTAAGCATCTTTTAGGTTGCTTTCTTACTATAAGACAGTTGAGTAATTATGAAAGACAGGCCTAAAATATGTTTGGCTCTTCATAGAAAAGCTTGCAGACCCCTGCCCTAATGCCACTTAGTTCTAAGTTTCCTCATTTCTTGCACTAATACCATAGCCTACTAACTTGTTTTCCATGCTTTTCCTACTCGTCTTTAATACATCCGGTAGATAATCTAGAGAAGTTTTATCCGGTCATTTGCCCCTTCAAACTCTTCAATGGCTCCTCCAAAACGGGCAGTATAAATCCAAGCCTATCTGTTGACTTAAGACTAACAACCTAATTTTCCAGATTTTGCTCCTGATTACTGAAGCGAAAATGGAACACTAGCCGTTTCCCTAATAAGTACTTTAGTTCGTATCATATGCCCCCACTGCTTTTCGGGTCTCTCCTCCATCGCCCCTGTTCCTCAAGATTAAACGAAAATTGTTACTCCCTTAATACACCTTCACTCATTTATCACACCGATTGTTCACAGCAAGTAGTTCTTGGGAGTGGGCGTGGGGGAACTCCGTGACACAAAGACAACAGACTAGGACACGAGACAGCAAGTCAAAGGAGTTGAGTGCTTGAGGTAAAGAGCCCAGAATAAGGCTTCAGAGGTGAATTTATACCAGATTTTTAAAGGACTTGAGAGGCTAAAAGACTGTGAAAGACttagggagattaaaaaaaaaaaaatgtaaataaagctgAATGAGCGAATCAAAGGACCACCTCATTCTAGCCACTTCCCAACCGCCACGGACTATGATTTAAGCGATAACACCTTTAGTCTGAAACCTGAAAGAAAATTCTACAAGCGAAGTCTTGACCAAAACCACTCTTGAGTGGCTGCTCCGTGCTAGCGCAGGCAGCGAGTAGATTCCGGATGCCAAATAACCGTAGGGCGGGCACTGTGCACTCTTTACGCGACAAGAAGACTCCAGTTCGTCGCCAAAACTTTTGGGCGGTAGCTTGTCTGCGCGCCCACGCTCCCAGCTTCCGGAAAGGCGCGCCGGCGCCACGGGGGAAAAAAGGACGCCCCTCAATAGTTTGCGCCAGCAGTTAAAACTAAGTCGTGGCCTCCCACAAGCCACCAACCTGCGCCCTCGAAAAGGCGACCCAGCCAGGCTCCCGCCTCCGCAGCCGCCTAGGCGCACGTGAAGTCCCTAGCGGAGCAAAAGCGAAGAGGCGGGAGTTCGCGGACACGAACTTGCACCTGGGAAAGGAAGCGATTCCAGAGCGCACGCGCACTGCGAGGGGACTGGGCGGAGCCTGCCTCCCGGAGGAGTTGCAAAGGAAAGGAGAGCGCGTGGCGCTCCGGAACTCGCGCACGCGCCGTAGTCTCACTCGGCCTGTGCGCGCGCGCGGCCGGCGCTGTATCTTTTCTTCAAGCCCGCCCCCCTCTTCCATTTCAGCCAGGGTAGGCGACGAGCGAAAGCAGGGAAGTGTGGGGCGAGGTGGGCGGGGCGTCGCACGCGAGCGCGGTCTgcaaaagaagggaggaggagggagagatccAAGACAACGTTACCCCGTCAACACCCAATCGAGAGCAAGCCTGACCCCGCCCCCTCACCTCATGTTATTGGCTGAGAGGCCTCAGATGGGCGGGGTTGGCcgtggggttggggagggcagggggcggggaggaggaggaaggcgcTGGCGGGCAGTGATGGCGGCGGGTGATGGGGACGTGAAGCTAGGCACCCTGGGGAGTGGCAGTGAGAGCAGCAGCGACGGCAGCAGCGAGAGCCCAGGCGGCGCGGGAGCGGCAGCAGAAGGGGGCGGCTGGGCAGCAGCGGCATTGGCGCTTTTGACGGGGGGCGGGGAGATGCTGCTGAACGTGGCGCTGGTGGCGCTGGTGCTGCTGGGGGCCTACCGGCTGTGGGTGCGCTGGGGGCGGCGGGGTTTGGGCGCCGGGGCCGGAGCCGGCGAGGAGAGTCCCGCTGCCTCTCTGCCTCGTATGAAGAAGCGGGACTTCAGCTTGGAGCAGCTGCGCCAGTACGACGGGTCCCGCACCCCGCGCATCCTGCTCGCGGTCAATGGGAAAGTCTTCGACGTGACCAAAGGCAGCAAGTTCTACGGCCCGGGTGAGGAGGAgttggaaggggagggggaagaccTCCTGTAGCTCAAGTGCGACCCTCTTCCGATGGTGGGTGCCCCGAGGCACTGGGTTGGTTTGCCCAGCTTTCTCGATGTCTGAACCCCTGCGCCCTGGCTGCTGCACCTGGGACGGCCGGCCCCACACACAACCCCAGCAGCGGGCACTTACAGCTTTCAACCCTCCGAAGTCTGTGTTTCAGTGTTGCTAGCTCTCAGCTTTCAGCTTTCTCTCATCCCTCCACGAAGCCTTTTCTTGTgctgaatttttcaaaatacttttagtTGTCGCCTGTCAAGCTGGCCCATAACCTTTCCTGAGCTTTCTGATTCCTGGGataggtgggggcaggagggaggagagatgTCTAAAGTACGGACCTGAAGTTGTACGCCAGGTAATTCACAGCtttcctttctttactctttttagCCACTGATCTCCCTTTTTCCTCTGCCATTCCCCATAAGACCACGTTTAGGTACACGTAGTTACAAGTTCCTACCGTTTAGCTTGTGAAGTCTGGGCATATAAGCAACAtctcagattctttttctttaaaccagTTTTAGTATGGAGCCACTTTCCAAGATTAACCATGTATGTAGGATGTAGACAGACCAGAATGTAGATCTTAATAAAGACTGGCAAAGATATTCCCTGAGTTTTGGAGGTGGAGCTCAGATACCCCAGCAGGCGGGcctgtctggtttctttctttctttctttctttctttctttcttttttttttttttttttttttgatcgtAGGAAGGCAAGTATTCAAATACATGTTGATAATGACTTACTGTGTTTTCACTGAgcagaaaaaacttaaaaaagctaTAAATCCACACCCCAGTGCAAGGTTTCTGCAAgttaaaggtttttaaaactttgctttCAGAGAACTGTGTATGTAGGGTCATTGGGTTAGAAACGCTTCTTTCTTCCATGTAGTTACAGCATACATTTCAGATTATGCTAATAAACTTCAGTTCAGACTCATGGAACCTGTTGGTATACAATAAAATTGAGCAACATTGTACATCCTGGTTATGTAGTAATTAAttctaagcttaaaaaaaagtgactacaataaaaaataaataataaaattagggaCCTAGAGTGACCTGTTATTCGAAAGAGTACATTCAAGCCTTAAAGTTAAGGGGGTTGGCAAGTCTAAAAACAAGTTGGTTTCCTTCTTGATTTAATCTTAGTACAGGAGATTTATTGGTACTTGTAAATATATACTTTTGGTTTTAGTGTTTGATGgctggaatatattttaaagtgcttTGGTTAAGTGAAATAGGAATAAGAAATTGGAGATTTTATGTGTTAAACTATTTAATTGCTCAGTTGCTTGTATTTTTGTGTGTACATCTACATTGAATTTAATTAAGTCATAGGTATCTTATAAAGTATTTGCTTCTGGTtatgtaaatatgaaaaacagtTGTCTACCTACTTAACTCAGCTAAAACAGTTAAtactttttcttaataatatgaGGGACAAGAAAATAGAGCCAAAGTAAAGTAACTAAACGGACAGACCAAAttaaatagttaattttttttaaatcaaggattTACACAATATTTTGTACCTGaagttttttcttattaatattaaaaagtgtATGCAGTGATTAGAAATTGTGTACAGTTTTAGGTTTTTAATGTAGAGCTTACCCAACTAAAAGACCTGCTTTTGTAGCCCCTATCTAAACTGACAACGAAACAAAGTGTTAGTGCAAAGAAGCATATTAGTCCTCACACATTATGCTTTGCCACTATCTGCAAATAGCTAGGAAAGGTTATCCTGGACATAGTTTAGCAGCCTCCAGTGGCAAATGTTCtgcaacagaaattaaaaattaagagtc
Coding sequences:
- the PGRMC2 gene encoding membrane-associated progesterone receptor component 2 gives rise to the protein MAAGDGDVKLGTLGSGSESSSDGSSESPGGAGAAAEGGGWAAAALALLTGGGEMLLNVALVALVLLGAYRLWVRWGRRGLGAGAGAGEESPAASLPRMKKRDFSLEQLRQYDGSRTPRILLAVNGKVFDVTKGSKFYGPAGPYGIFAGRDASRGLATFCLDKDALKDEYDDLSDLNAVQMESVREWEMQFKEKYDYVGRLLKPGEEPSEYTDEEDTKDHNKQD